A section of the Melopsittacus undulatus isolate bMelUnd1 chromosome 3, bMelUnd1.mat.Z, whole genome shotgun sequence genome encodes:
- the POLR1C gene encoding DNA-directed RNA polymerases I and III subunit RPAC1 has product MAAKRRTDEMRDRVVLGEFGVRNVHTTDFPGNYSGYDDAWDQRRFEQAFRVDVIREEGDELEFDMVGIDAAIANAFRRILLAEVPTMAVEKVFVYNNTSIVQDEILAHRLGLIPIRADPRLFEYRNQGDEEGTEIDTLQFQLKIKCSRNSQAAKESSDPNELYFNHKVYSKHMTWVPLGNQTDLFPDADFRPVHDDILIALLRPGQEIDVLMHCVKGIGKDHAKFSPVATASYRLLPDITLLQPIEDEAAELLQKCFSPGVIEIQNVKGKKVARVANARLDTFSREVFRHESLKNLVRLARVRNHYIFSVESTGILPPDVLVSEAIKILMGKCQRFLNELDSVPME; this is encoded by the exons ATGGCGGCCAAGCGGCGCACCGACGAGATGCGGGACCGCGTGGTGCTGGGCGAGTTCGGCGTCCGCAAC GTTCACACCACCGACTTCCCCGGCAACTACTCCGGGTACGATGACGCGTGGGACCAGCGGCGCTTCGAGCAG GCGTTCCGCGTGGACGTGATCCGCGAGGAGGGGGACGAGCTAGAGTTCGACATGGTGGGCATCGACGCCGCCATCGCCAACGCCTTCCGCCGCATCCTGCTCGCCGAG GTGCCAACAATGGCTGTAGAGAAAGTCTTTGTGTACAACAACACATCCATTGTGCAGGATGAAATTCTGGCTCATCGCTTGGGCCTCATCCCTATACGAGCAGACCCACGACTCTTCGAATATAGAAACCAAG GAGATGAGGAAGGCACAGAAATTGATACTCTGCAAttccagctgaaaataaaatgtagccGAAACTCTCAGGCAGCCAAGGAATCATCTGATCCTAATGAATTATATTTCAATCACAAAG TGTACAGTAAACATATGACATGGGTGCCCCTGGGGAATCAGACAGACCTCTTTCCAGATGCTGACTTCCGACCTGTTCATGATGACATCCTCATTGCACTACTGCGACCTGGCCAGGAAATAGATGTGCTTATGCACTGTGTCAAGGGTATAG GTAAAGATCATGCCAAGTTTTCTCCTGTGGCCACAGCTAGTTATCGACTGCTTCCTGACATTACGCTCCTGCAGCCTATTGAGGATGAGGCAGCCGAGTTGTTGCAGAAGTGCTTTTCCCCTGGAGTCATTGAGATCCAGAATGTCAAGG GAAAAAAGGTGGCAAGAGTAGCCAATGCACGGCTGGACACATTCAGCAGAGAAGTTTTCCGACATGAGAGTCTGAAAAACCTTGTGCGCCTGGCAAGAGTACGGAATCATTACATCT TTTCAGTGGAGTCAACGGGTATCTTGCCTCCAGATGTGCTGGTGAGTGAAGCCATCAAGATCCTGATGGGAAAATGCCAACGCTTCCTGAATGAGCTGGACTCAGTACCTATGGAGTGA